A region of Corynebacterium glucuronolyticum DSM 44120 DNA encodes the following proteins:
- a CDS encoding type I polyketide synthase, with amino-acid sequence MTATIRNYALSFDGQSTPWHKALMEVLGDPVAAEHLHRLTSRADDLLAPLGPELAALGSGRYSLEDVPNDPSPVHSVPGITAAQFGLFHVLLNSGFDIVSHPPIDFIGHSQGILGAALVERWVAGETEDAANIFALARLIGAATTKHRPGVSISSMLSVRGVDKPVIRRVIRGTNISIALVNGFRRFVLSGSPEELETARTALEKLAAEHKKKQDESGACGETIAPIMEYLEVAAPFHDSLLQPALDQVDRWCSVIGLPENIAQYNAHELAAHVLVKPLNWQETVLAAICKGATSIVCLGPGDVIATVTRDACRGRGVAVVPAGSIEKIDELTAPGYTPADPADYSEYAPRLITLPGDNAPKVDTKFSRLTGLSPIMLAGMTPTTVDPEIVAAAANAGYWAELAGGGQVTAEVLNQNVDKLKGLLKPGRTAQFNAMFMDRYLWNLHFGNSHLVTSSRRSGAPIDGVVITAGIPEIDEAEALFAELRDAGFSYVAVKPGTVAQIRQCLAIASYTDNLIIQVEDGRAGGHHSWESLDELLINTYFEIRNTPGVVLTVGGGLGDPALAATYLSGTWSEKYGLPAMPVDAVFIGTPAMTAKEAKTTDSVKKLLVNTPGTSIDENCGWVPRGEVVGGMTSGMSHLHADMHEVDNAAAECARIIASVHGDTKKIAARKDELIGAMNKTARPYFGDLATMTYADVVRRYVELDYPYVDPSWQQRMQDLLQRFEARLAEEERGDIPTLFAELDSVADAPAAVDALLAAYPQAETTTITPVDEAWFVHLSRKYPKPTGYVPALDEDLLRWWGQDCLWQSQDERYSADSVRVIPGPVSVGFVTTMNEPVADILASYEDAAARVLSDGGLTATECVSRRAFGAVDDRAAHAPASASGTPSKAFPAGRLRAQPLELTSEESTTSSGRHSKGDAIPASAPSPASALSPAAVSSLASAAPSPITSSGTPENRLCATVEEAIIASPVISWMGALMTNPTRVVDDAGWDLIHEGGQAWTLRITMDTAWDHTAVDTHAVRRLDIPLTVDESIHTGGCPVVDAERLSTAMFDLLAGIAGVGGVSAQGDTIDVLPAIETSSRSRFGEAHYAFTCARQIGVTHGSTTGAALGQDQQQIVTDALLGPCWPAIYAALGSGRVDGMPVIEGLLQAVHLDHSARVHVPIDSLLGQRISVISWADSIEESRSGRIVTVKLELFVSSDEAEAKKTTPVIEFTERFAIRGRAFGTQAPKEPAVAGGYSAEFIDTPRSHLGSYTVTAPGEMTPFAWASGDFNPIHTSHRAARVAGLSAPLVHGMWLSATAQHAAEATVKAPLTGWTYRMFSMVALHDTVDITIDRIGAVNGGGLLIEVTCTIDGTLVSQATAVTAAPHTAYVYPGQGIQAKGMGMQEQTASRAAAAVWERADAVTRERLGFSVISIVRDNPTEVVAGGVTYRHPKGVLNLTQFTQVCLATLALAQTAQLKEAGVYVPGAYFAGHSLGEYTALAAYAGVIDPDTVLELVFQRGLTMHHLVPRDAEGNSNYLLGALRPNQFGVGDEDVADYVARVAEESGEMLEIVNYNLRDQQYAIAGTIAGIEALKEDSSRRAKQAGGKSPFMLVPGIDVPFHSRVLRGGVDDFREKLDALLPHDIDPDILIGHYIPNLVAKPFVLTEEFRRAVLEVAPSTIVEKLDLNGDRSEVTRSLLIELLAWQFASPVRWIETQEFLLSRAANLDQYVEVGLGASPTLTNLAAKTLRLPGFAASDVVLRNVQRDATYVFLTDVNERELPEGTDNAETGSVATDTTSGTNGQVQETRPASAGHATGGVDSPASTATTSTTATSANTAAAATDATTAATSAAASAASVSTGGSTAQPLPFTAGHAIRALLAQANKMRLDQVGDADTIGTLTSGVSSRLNQQLMDMSAELSLPAVEGASEADMKTLTATVNAAAKNYQPFGEVLGKFVKDQVRSVFGPAGAKLEDISNRVTGTWALPAGWDAHVTMAVALGTRAGSSARGGDLALLPTAVTNGAEVNDLIDAAVAQVASDNGVTVALPTGGETGGQVVDSGALNDLAEKILGAKGILAESAHHVLRALGHNDGVAPSKPDNADELVATVTAEAGSDWARRVLPAFDEAKAVLFDDRWATAREDIARLAAGEEIPATASFTGTGEDVAAMAQWYGFTDVADAARSTDQGEFVGTIAVVTGVSPHSIASGVAAELLSRGATVIATSSKVTPERTEWARKLYREHASGAASFWLVPANLASYRDIDALSEWIGNERFVTVGSTKKKVKDAWIPDLLLPFAAPPVRGYLTDAGTGAEFESRVLLWGVERLIGRLSALGETTDVNHRLHVVLPGSPNRGTFGGDGSYGEVKAAFDAIVNKWSVEPFGQRTSLAHPRIGWVKSTNLMGHNDRLVAVAERHGVHVWTPETIAKELVGLCSEASRTAAAEKPLVADLTGGLAGVSLPAIAAEAYADAARTEEEAVTSGASNSDDPTATSSVATIPALPTPHPRHQPTDREVPWTAEVTTPLEEMVVIVGLGEVSPWGSGRTRFEAEYGIDHLGDVDLTPAGVTELAWMMGLITWEDNPTPGWYDADGNYVDESDIYDRFHDDVIARCGVRPFADDGPISDGASGKEIQFFLEKDVTFTVDDLETANTYVDADPAFTSVSVDQDGSIRVNRRAGATSRVPKKATLARAVGGQIPDGFDPQKWGIPTSLTESIDRIAVWNLVATVDAFLSAGFEPAELLRAVHPADVATTQGTGFGGMSSMRKLFLDRFMDADIPSDILQETLPNVVAAHTMQTYVGGYGSMIHPIGACATAAVSVEEGVDKIALGKADVVIAGGIDDISVESIQGFAMMNATADSDAMAAKGIDPRFYSRANDRRRGGFVESAGGGTVILARGTVARDLGLPVLAVVAFAQSNGDGAHTSIPAPGLGALATARGGQRSRLAKSLSGLGIGADDISVISKHDTSTNANDPNETRLHTYIAEALGRSEGNPQYVISQKTLTGHAKGGAAVFQIGGIADVFATGRIPGNAALTCVDPEMKDGTWFTWLSEPLQLAEAPKAALLTSLGFGHVSGLVALVHPAAFASVVDDPSWEKRANARLAAGERRLVQGMLGNRPLFEGVDNRRFREGDTISEKEKLMLLDPDARLSADGWF; translated from the coding sequence ATGACCGCTACAATCCGCAATTACGCGCTGAGCTTTGATGGGCAGTCGACCCCATGGCACAAAGCACTCATGGAGGTCCTCGGTGATCCTGTCGCCGCCGAACACCTCCACCGTCTTACCTCTCGTGCCGATGACCTCCTGGCACCGCTTGGACCTGAGCTAGCTGCTCTCGGTTCAGGCCGCTACAGCCTCGAAGACGTCCCCAACGATCCATCTCCGGTCCACTCCGTTCCCGGCATTACCGCCGCGCAATTCGGACTGTTTCACGTACTGCTGAATTCTGGTTTCGATATCGTGTCCCATCCGCCGATAGACTTCATCGGTCACTCTCAGGGAATTCTGGGTGCGGCTTTGGTCGAACGGTGGGTTGCAGGAGAAACCGAAGACGCTGCTAATATTTTTGCGCTCGCGCGCCTTATCGGAGCTGCGACGACGAAGCACCGGCCGGGTGTATCCATATCCAGCATGCTCTCTGTTCGCGGGGTGGACAAACCCGTCATCCGCCGAGTCATCCGGGGGACCAACATCTCCATCGCACTTGTCAATGGCTTCCGTCGGTTCGTACTCTCCGGATCCCCGGAGGAGCTTGAGACAGCTCGTACCGCCTTGGAAAAGCTCGCAGCCGAGCACAAGAAGAAGCAGGATGAGTCCGGGGCCTGTGGCGAGACGATCGCGCCGATCATGGAATATCTTGAGGTCGCGGCCCCCTTCCATGATTCCCTCCTGCAGCCGGCTCTCGACCAGGTCGATCGGTGGTGCAGCGTTATCGGTTTGCCGGAAAATATTGCACAGTACAATGCCCACGAGCTGGCCGCGCACGTGCTTGTTAAACCCCTCAACTGGCAGGAGACCGTGCTTGCGGCTATCTGCAAGGGCGCTACCTCCATCGTCTGTCTCGGCCCTGGTGATGTCATCGCTACGGTCACCCGTGATGCCTGTCGCGGCCGCGGCGTAGCCGTTGTTCCGGCAGGAAGCATAGAAAAGATCGATGAACTCACAGCGCCGGGGTACACGCCGGCGGATCCAGCAGATTACTCCGAGTATGCCCCACGCCTCATCACCCTTCCCGGTGACAACGCACCGAAGGTAGATACTAAGTTCAGCCGGTTGACGGGACTATCGCCCATCATGCTTGCGGGCATGACACCGACAACCGTAGATCCAGAAATCGTTGCGGCTGCGGCGAACGCCGGGTACTGGGCGGAGCTCGCCGGTGGCGGGCAGGTGACAGCCGAGGTGCTGAACCAGAACGTCGACAAGCTCAAAGGACTCCTCAAACCAGGGCGTACCGCACAATTTAATGCGATGTTCATGGACCGCTACCTGTGGAACCTCCATTTTGGTAACTCCCACCTTGTGACCTCCTCGCGCCGTTCCGGGGCACCGATCGATGGTGTCGTCATCACAGCAGGAATTCCTGAAATCGATGAGGCCGAGGCCTTGTTCGCAGAGCTTCGCGACGCAGGGTTTAGCTATGTTGCTGTGAAGCCTGGAACCGTTGCCCAAATCCGCCAGTGCCTGGCCATTGCCTCTTACACTGACAACCTCATCATCCAGGTCGAGGACGGGCGCGCCGGTGGCCACCATTCCTGGGAAAGCCTCGATGAATTGCTCATTAACACTTACTTTGAGATTCGTAACACGCCGGGCGTTGTACTTACCGTTGGTGGTGGACTCGGCGATCCGGCGCTTGCTGCGACGTACCTGAGTGGTACGTGGTCCGAAAAGTATGGTCTCCCCGCGATGCCCGTCGATGCTGTGTTCATCGGCACACCCGCGATGACAGCGAAGGAAGCAAAGACAACCGACTCGGTCAAGAAACTTCTTGTCAACACCCCTGGCACCTCCATCGACGAAAACTGTGGATGGGTGCCACGTGGAGAGGTCGTCGGTGGGATGACCTCCGGCATGAGTCACCTGCACGCCGACATGCACGAGGTGGATAATGCTGCTGCAGAGTGTGCACGCATCATCGCCTCTGTACACGGTGACACGAAGAAGATCGCCGCGCGGAAAGACGAACTGATTGGGGCGATGAACAAGACCGCGCGCCCGTACTTCGGCGACCTCGCTACCATGACCTACGCCGATGTCGTCCGGCGCTATGTGGAACTCGATTACCCCTACGTGGACCCCTCCTGGCAGCAGCGTATGCAAGATCTTCTCCAGCGCTTTGAGGCCCGTCTTGCAGAAGAGGAGCGCGGTGACATTCCTACCCTCTTTGCTGAGCTCGACTCCGTTGCGGACGCTCCCGCTGCGGTGGACGCCCTCCTCGCTGCCTACCCGCAGGCGGAGACGACCACGATCACCCCTGTGGATGAGGCGTGGTTTGTTCACCTCTCCCGCAAGTACCCCAAGCCCACAGGCTACGTCCCGGCGCTCGACGAGGATCTACTTCGCTGGTGGGGTCAGGACTGCCTGTGGCAATCCCAAGACGAGCGCTACTCTGCGGACAGCGTGCGTGTGATTCCGGGCCCGGTCTCCGTTGGGTTTGTCACCACAATGAACGAACCGGTAGCAGACATTCTTGCCTCCTATGAGGATGCTGCAGCCCGTGTCCTTTCCGATGGCGGCCTTACTGCTACAGAATGTGTGAGCAGAAGGGCCTTCGGGGCCGTCGACGACCGTGCTGCTCACGCGCCTGCGTCCGCCTCCGGTACGCCCTCGAAGGCATTTCCTGCAGGACGTCTGCGTGCACAGCCCCTCGAGCTCACTTCTGAGGAAAGCACAACATCCAGCGGTCGCCACAGTAAAGGCGACGCTATTCCCGCGTCCGCCCCGTCGCCCGCGTCCGCCCTGTCGCCCGCAGCCGTATCGTCGCTCGCATCCGCCGCTCCTTCGCCCATCACTAGCAGCGGGACACCAGAAAATCGCCTATGCGCAACGGTGGAGGAAGCAATCATCGCCAGCCCCGTCATCAGCTGGATGGGGGCACTGATGACCAACCCCACGCGCGTTGTGGATGATGCCGGGTGGGATCTCATCCACGAAGGCGGGCAGGCCTGGACGCTTCGCATCACCATGGATACAGCGTGGGATCACACGGCGGTAGACACGCATGCGGTGCGCAGGCTGGATATCCCGCTCACCGTTGATGAGTCCATTCACACCGGCGGGTGCCCCGTCGTCGATGCAGAACGGCTGTCTACCGCAATGTTTGACCTCCTCGCAGGAATCGCAGGCGTCGGCGGCGTGTCCGCCCAAGGCGACACCATCGACGTTTTGCCAGCCATCGAGACCTCTTCGCGTTCGCGCTTCGGCGAAGCCCACTACGCCTTCACGTGCGCCCGCCAGATCGGCGTAACCCACGGATCGACCACAGGGGCCGCACTGGGGCAAGACCAGCAGCAAATCGTTACCGACGCACTTCTTGGACCGTGCTGGCCGGCTATTTATGCAGCTCTCGGATCAGGTCGCGTGGACGGAATGCCCGTCATTGAGGGCCTTCTGCAGGCCGTACATCTTGACCACTCGGCTCGCGTTCACGTTCCCATCGATTCACTGCTCGGCCAGCGCATCTCCGTAATTTCCTGGGCCGATTCGATCGAAGAGTCCCGCAGCGGGCGTATTGTCACCGTAAAGTTGGAGCTATTCGTTTCCTCCGACGAAGCCGAAGCTAAGAAGACAACCCCTGTCATTGAGTTCACCGAGCGGTTCGCCATCCGCGGCCGCGCATTCGGAACTCAGGCGCCGAAGGAGCCGGCTGTGGCCGGTGGGTACTCGGCGGAATTTATCGATACTCCTCGCTCCCATCTCGGCAGCTACACCGTGACCGCGCCGGGGGAGATGACCCCCTTCGCGTGGGCCTCCGGGGACTTCAACCCCATTCACACCTCCCACCGCGCGGCCCGGGTAGCAGGACTATCCGCCCCGCTCGTGCACGGCATGTGGCTGTCCGCCACGGCACAGCACGCCGCTGAAGCAACCGTCAAGGCACCGCTGACGGGGTGGACGTATCGCATGTTCTCCATGGTTGCCCTCCATGACACGGTGGATATCACCATCGATCGCATCGGTGCGGTCAACGGAGGTGGCCTCCTTATTGAGGTGACCTGCACCATCGACGGAACACTCGTCTCCCAGGCGACCGCCGTGACGGCAGCACCCCATACCGCTTATGTGTACCCGGGACAAGGCATTCAGGCCAAGGGCATGGGGATGCAGGAGCAGACCGCCTCCCGTGCCGCCGCCGCAGTGTGGGAACGTGCCGATGCCGTCACCCGTGAGCGCCTCGGCTTCTCCGTCATCTCTATCGTTCGCGACAATCCCACTGAGGTTGTTGCTGGTGGCGTCACCTACCGGCACCCCAAGGGTGTCCTCAACCTGACCCAGTTCACCCAGGTGTGCCTGGCAACGCTGGCACTTGCGCAGACCGCGCAGCTGAAGGAAGCCGGTGTCTATGTGCCGGGTGCGTATTTCGCCGGTCACTCTTTAGGTGAATACACGGCGTTGGCCGCCTACGCCGGTGTGATCGATCCGGATACCGTCTTGGAGCTCGTCTTCCAGCGTGGTCTCACCATGCACCACCTCGTTCCCCGCGACGCGGAGGGCAACTCCAACTACCTGCTCGGTGCGCTGCGTCCGAACCAATTCGGCGTGGGGGACGAGGACGTGGCCGACTACGTTGCTCGTGTTGCTGAAGAATCCGGAGAGATGCTGGAGATCGTAAACTACAACCTGCGCGATCAGCAGTACGCGATTGCCGGCACCATTGCGGGTATTGAGGCGCTGAAGGAGGATTCCTCGCGCCGGGCGAAACAAGCCGGTGGCAAGAGCCCCTTCATGCTCGTTCCCGGCATCGATGTCCCGTTCCACTCACGCGTATTGCGTGGGGGAGTGGACGACTTCCGCGAGAAGCTCGACGCGCTGTTACCGCACGATATTGACCCGGACATCCTCATCGGTCACTACATTCCGAACCTGGTGGCCAAGCCGTTTGTGCTGACCGAGGAGTTCCGCCGCGCCGTGCTTGAGGTTGCGCCCTCAACTATCGTCGAAAAGCTCGACCTCAATGGCGACCGCAGTGAGGTAACCAGGAGCCTGCTTATTGAATTGCTGGCCTGGCAGTTTGCCTCTCCCGTGCGCTGGATTGAGACTCAGGAGTTCCTGTTATCTCGTGCTGCGAACCTTGACCAGTACGTGGAGGTTGGTCTTGGTGCTTCCCCGACGTTGACGAACCTCGCAGCCAAGACCCTGCGTTTGCCCGGTTTCGCCGCTTCGGATGTTGTTTTGAGGAACGTCCAGCGTGATGCCACCTACGTGTTCCTCACTGATGTGAATGAGCGTGAGCTGCCAGAGGGTACCGACAACGCTGAAACTGGCTCTGTTGCCACCGACACAACATCCGGTACCAACGGACAGGTGCAGGAGACAAGACCAGCGTCGGCGGGCCATGCGACCGGCGGAGTGGACTCACCAGCTTCCACCGCGACAACCTCGACCACCGCGACTTCCGCGAACACCGCCGCCGCTGCTACCGACGCTACAACAGCCGCAACTTCCGCAGCAGCATCTGCCGCATCTGTCTCTACCGGGGGATCGACAGCTCAGCCGCTGCCCTTTACCGCCGGTCATGCTATCCGCGCTTTGCTCGCCCAGGCGAACAAGATGCGCCTCGACCAGGTGGGCGATGCCGACACCATCGGCACGCTGACCAGTGGTGTTTCCTCACGTCTCAACCAGCAACTCATGGATATGTCCGCTGAGCTGTCGCTTCCCGCCGTGGAAGGCGCATCGGAGGCGGACATGAAGACGCTGACAGCGACGGTAAACGCCGCCGCCAAGAACTACCAGCCCTTCGGCGAGGTGCTCGGCAAGTTTGTCAAGGATCAGGTACGCAGCGTCTTCGGCCCCGCCGGCGCCAAGCTGGAAGACATTTCCAACCGAGTGACTGGCACGTGGGCGCTACCTGCTGGCTGGGATGCACATGTCACCATGGCGGTGGCGTTGGGAACGCGCGCGGGTTCGTCTGCTCGCGGTGGTGATCTGGCACTGCTCCCGACGGCTGTGACCAACGGCGCGGAAGTTAACGATCTTATCGACGCTGCTGTGGCTCAGGTCGCCTCCGACAACGGCGTCACCGTCGCCCTGCCCACCGGTGGCGAAACCGGTGGCCAGGTTGTTGACTCGGGCGCGCTCAACGACCTCGCCGAGAAGATCCTCGGCGCGAAGGGAATCCTTGCAGAGTCTGCTCACCACGTCCTCCGCGCCCTCGGGCACAACGATGGAGTAGCCCCCAGCAAGCCGGACAACGCCGACGAGCTTGTCGCAACGGTGACCGCAGAGGCTGGCTCCGATTGGGCGCGCCGGGTTCTGCCCGCCTTCGACGAGGCAAAGGCTGTGCTTTTCGACGACCGGTGGGCCACCGCCCGCGAAGACATTGCTCGCCTCGCAGCTGGGGAGGAGATTCCTGCGACGGCATCCTTTACCGGTACTGGAGAGGATGTCGCAGCTATGGCACAGTGGTACGGCTTCACCGATGTGGCCGATGCTGCCCGCTCTACCGATCAGGGCGAGTTTGTTGGCACCATTGCCGTCGTCACAGGTGTGTCGCCGCACTCCATTGCCTCCGGCGTCGCCGCAGAGCTGCTTTCACGCGGGGCGACGGTGATCGCGACCTCGTCAAAGGTCACCCCAGAACGCACTGAGTGGGCTCGCAAGCTCTACCGTGAGCATGCCTCCGGTGCGGCCTCTTTCTGGCTTGTTCCCGCAAACCTCGCGTCGTACCGCGATATTGATGCCCTATCTGAGTGGATTGGAAACGAGCGCTTCGTCACCGTCGGATCCACCAAGAAGAAGGTAAAGGATGCGTGGATCCCGGATCTGCTCCTCCCGTTCGCTGCACCTCCCGTCCGCGGTTACCTGACCGATGCCGGAACCGGCGCCGAGTTCGAATCCCGTGTTTTGCTGTGGGGTGTGGAGCGGCTTATCGGTAGGCTCTCCGCCCTCGGCGAGACCACGGACGTGAACCACCGACTGCACGTCGTGCTCCCCGGATCGCCCAACCGCGGCACCTTTGGTGGCGACGGCTCCTACGGTGAGGTCAAGGCGGCCTTCGATGCGATCGTCAACAAATGGTCCGTCGAGCCGTTCGGGCAACGTACGAGTCTGGCCCACCCGCGTATTGGTTGGGTGAAGTCGACGAACCTCATGGGGCACAACGATCGCCTCGTTGCTGTCGCTGAGCGGCACGGTGTGCACGTGTGGACTCCCGAGACGATCGCTAAGGAACTTGTCGGACTGTGCAGCGAAGCGTCGCGCACGGCCGCTGCAGAAAAGCCGCTGGTGGCCGATCTCACTGGTGGACTCGCCGGGGTGTCGCTTCCTGCCATCGCCGCTGAGGCGTACGCGGATGCAGCGCGCACCGAAGAGGAAGCTGTGACCAGCGGAGCGTCGAATAGCGATGATCCGACAGCGACCAGCTCCGTAGCGACCATTCCCGCACTGCCCACACCACACCCGCGGCACCAACCGACCGACCGCGAGGTGCCGTGGACTGCAGAGGTAACCACCCCTCTGGAGGAGATGGTGGTCATTGTGGGCCTCGGCGAGGTCTCCCCGTGGGGCTCCGGCCGCACGCGCTTCGAAGCAGAGTACGGGATCGATCACCTCGGTGATGTCGACCTGACGCCCGCAGGCGTGACGGAACTGGCATGGATGATGGGACTCATTACCTGGGAAGACAACCCCACCCCCGGGTGGTACGACGCGGATGGCAATTACGTCGATGAATCGGATATCTATGACCGCTTCCACGACGATGTCATTGCACGCTGCGGTGTGCGCCCCTTTGCCGACGACGGCCCCATCTCCGATGGTGCCTCCGGCAAGGAGATCCAGTTCTTCCTGGAAAAGGATGTCACCTTCACCGTTGATGACCTGGAAACCGCGAACACGTACGTTGACGCAGATCCCGCATTCACCAGCGTCAGCGTAGACCAGGACGGTTCCATCCGCGTGAATCGTCGCGCAGGGGCTACCTCCCGCGTGCCAAAGAAAGCTACTCTGGCTCGTGCCGTTGGAGGCCAGATTCCGGATGGCTTCGACCCGCAGAAGTGGGGCATTCCTACAAGCCTGACGGAGTCGATCGACCGAATCGCAGTGTGGAACCTCGTTGCTACCGTCGATGCCTTCCTGTCTGCCGGATTTGAGCCCGCTGAACTGCTCCGGGCGGTACACCCGGCCGATGTGGCGACAACTCAGGGCACTGGCTTCGGTGGAATGAGCTCCATGCGCAAGCTCTTCCTCGATAGGTTCATGGATGCGGACATTCCCTCGGATATCCTCCAGGAGACGCTGCCGAACGTTGTTGCTGCGCACACGATGCAGACCTATGTCGGCGGCTATGGATCGATGATTCACCCCATCGGTGCGTGCGCTACGGCAGCAGTGTCCGTTGAGGAAGGCGTGGATAAGATCGCGCTAGGCAAGGCAGATGTGGTTATTGCCGGCGGTATCGACGATATTTCTGTCGAGTCGATTCAGGGCTTCGCCATGATGAACGCCACCGCAGATTCGGATGCGATGGCTGCCAAGGGGATCGACCCCCGTTTCTACTCCCGCGCCAATGACCGCCGTCGCGGCGGCTTCGTGGAAAGTGCTGGTGGCGGCACGGTCATCCTTGCTCGAGGCACGGTTGCTCGTGATCTTGGTCTTCCGGTCCTCGCCGTGGTGGCCTTTGCACAGTCCAACGGCGACGGCGCCCACACCTCCATTCCTGCCCCGGGGCTGGGAGCGCTGGCAACGGCTCGCGGTGGACAGCGTTCCCGCCTGGCCAAGTCTCTTTCGGGGCTGGGCATCGGCGCCGATGATATCTCCGTGATTTCGAAGCACGATACGTCCACCAATGCAAACGATCCGAATGAGACGCGGCTGCACACCTATATTGCGGAGGCCCTCGGCCGCAGCGAAGGCAACCCGCAGTACGTCATCAGCCAGAAGACACTGACCGGCCACGCCAAGGGTGGTGCAGCGGTGTTCCAAATTGGTGGCATTGCCGATGTCTTTGCCACCGGCAGGATCCCCGGTAACGCTGCGCTCACCTGCGTCGATCCGGAAATGAAGGACGGCACGTGGTTCACGTGGCTGAGCGAGCCCCTCCAGTTGGCAGAGGCCCCGAAGGCGGCACTTCTGACCTCCCTCGGGTTCGGCCATGTGTCCGGCTTGGTTGCTCTTGTCCACCCGGCGGCATTTGCCTCAGTGGTTGATGACCCGTCCTGGGAGAAGCGTGCCAACGCCCGCTTGGCAGCCGGTGAGCGGAGGCTTGTCCAGGGGATGCTGGGCAATAGGCCGTTGTTCGAGGGTGTCGACAACCGGAGGTTCCGTGAGGGCGACACTATTTCTGAGAAGGAAAAGCTCATGCTTCTTGACCCAGATGCTCGCCTGAGCGCAGACGGCTGGTTTTAA
- the acpS gene encoding holo-ACP synthase AcpS, whose product MHESVSTHANAQVRSLAVHGAPSVGVDLVHIPSFREQWEAPGTTISGMFTPYELRQARKKMAVTGDVFQHLAARWAAKEAFIKAWSGLIAPAPPLIASERVVWRDIEVRSDHCDRPYLHLHGEVQRLSSPNFASSLSLSHDGDYAVAVVALAQSHV is encoded by the coding sequence ATGCACGAGTCAGTTTCCACACATGCAAATGCGCAGGTGCGTTCACTCGCTGTGCATGGGGCACCATCCGTGGGTGTTGACCTCGTTCACATACCGAGCTTTCGTGAGCAGTGGGAGGCACCAGGCACCACAATCTCTGGTATGTTCACTCCGTACGAGCTTCGGCAAGCGCGTAAGAAGATGGCGGTGACCGGGGATGTCTTTCAACACCTTGCCGCGCGGTGGGCTGCAAAAGAAGCTTTCATCAAGGCGTGGAGTGGGCTTATCGCCCCGGCACCTCCACTCATCGCGTCGGAACGCGTTGTATGGAGGGACATTGAGGTTCGAAGTGACCACTGTGACCGCCCGTACCTCCACCTGCACGGTGAAGTGCAACGCCTTTCTTCGCCCAATTTCGCGTCATCCCTCTCTTTATCTCACGATGGTGATTACGCGGTCGCCGTCGTTGCCCTCGCTCAATCGCACGTGTGA